A genome region from Nocardioides cynanchi includes the following:
- a CDS encoding MarR family winged helix-turn-helix transcriptional regulator, with product MMNTDAGAAGRVLLPALAEHPGHLVWRARARVVAALEEVLPESVDIHGYAALLALAGGVTRSQQALARTVSVSGTTMMRVAADLADRGLVQRVRNPDDRRSYALTRTPEGAAAARTWRRYAEDVEESVTSGFTVRDREDLRTLLLRVAATDLAPDTPEPLRESIAFLVTRVHFHMHRDFQAALEPVGIEPAHFGMLVALGSSGAESQSELSRAFGVSGAHMVQLVDDLERRGMVARRRLETDRRAQVVGLLPAGRQVVRRTTPLAQRVASDRLAPLTSAQARRLVVLLQRLVTAP from the coding sequence ATGATGAACACCGACGCCGGAGCAGCTGGTCGCGTGCTGCTGCCTGCCCTGGCCGAGCATCCTGGCCACCTGGTCTGGCGGGCGCGGGCGCGGGTGGTGGCGGCGCTCGAGGAGGTGCTGCCCGAGAGCGTGGACATCCACGGCTACGCCGCGCTCCTCGCCCTCGCCGGTGGCGTCACGAGGTCGCAGCAGGCGCTGGCCCGCACTGTGAGCGTCAGCGGTACGACGATGATGCGGGTCGCCGCGGACCTCGCCGACCGCGGTCTGGTGCAGCGGGTGCGCAACCCCGACGACCGCCGGTCCTACGCCCTGACCCGCACGCCCGAAGGCGCTGCCGCTGCGCGCACCTGGCGTCGCTACGCCGAGGACGTCGAGGAGTCGGTCACCTCGGGGTTCACCGTGCGCGACCGTGAGGACCTGCGCACCCTCCTGCTCCGGGTGGCAGCCACTGATCTGGCTCCCGACACCCCCGAACCGCTTCGCGAGAGCATCGCCTTCCTGGTGACGAGGGTGCACTTCCACATGCACCGCGACTTCCAGGCCGCCCTCGAGCCGGTCGGCATCGAGCCCGCGCACTTCGGGATGCTGGTCGCCCTCGGGTCGAGCGGCGCGGAGTCACAGTCGGAGCTGTCCCGGGCCTTCGGAGTCAGCGGCGCCCACATGGTGCAGCTCGTCGACGATCTCGAGCGTCGCGGCATGGTCGCTCGCCGCCGGCTCGAGACCGACCGTCGGGCGCAAGTGGTGGGCCTGCTGCCCGCGGGCCGTCAGGTGGTACGACGTACGACGCCCCTCGCGCAGCGCGTCGCCTCCGACCGCCTCGCGCCACTGACCTCGGCCCAGGCCCGACGACTGGTCGTGCTGCTGCAGCGGCTGGTCACGGCACCCTGA
- a CDS encoding AAA family ATPase, whose translation MKQLLHEEAAADRRGEDLLPILDEHFGVAADELPVVVEPIMTHRWVDMDIALEEMVARDPNARLLGVGGGDQRHHSSLSDLMSNAPWGRFRSGQVDRLNVATGPDTERATVGFGLHVFHHDGSPMAVLQRVGNPEYGSQARMEVLAVDPGAAAAMLAGLRDEAMRRSVLWRQVISFSGNPYGRSMSGLTFHRRPELPADRVVLPEGTLDQVRAHVVGLGHHRDRLREQGQHLKRGVLLYGPPGTGKTHTVRHLVSAGLDTTVVLLSGTDMQHVGAAAQIARAHQPAIVVIEDCDLIAEDRDHHFGGGASPLLFTLLDAMDGLDEDADVVFLLTTNRAEALEKALVQRPGRVDLAVEIPLPSEADRRALIHLYASGLPFSADAVSRAAGASAGTTASYAKELVRRAVLLAAMDGREPGDGDLQAATDELQSDSARLTRALLGSTDDSRTQPGHD comes from the coding sequence ATGAAGCAGCTGCTCCACGAGGAGGCGGCTGCCGACCGGCGAGGCGAGGACCTGCTTCCGATCCTGGACGAGCACTTCGGGGTTGCAGCCGACGAGCTTCCGGTCGTGGTCGAGCCGATCATGACCCATCGGTGGGTCGACATGGACATCGCGCTGGAGGAGATGGTCGCCCGCGACCCGAACGCCCGGCTGCTGGGCGTGGGCGGCGGCGACCAGCGGCACCACAGCTCCCTGAGCGATCTGATGTCCAACGCTCCCTGGGGTCGCTTCCGCAGTGGCCAGGTCGATCGGCTCAACGTGGCCACGGGGCCCGACACCGAGCGAGCGACGGTGGGGTTCGGCCTCCACGTCTTCCACCACGACGGCTCCCCCATGGCGGTGCTGCAGCGAGTCGGCAACCCTGAGTACGGGTCCCAGGCGCGCATGGAGGTGCTCGCCGTCGACCCCGGCGCGGCCGCCGCGATGCTCGCTGGTCTCCGCGACGAGGCGATGCGCCGGAGCGTGCTCTGGCGCCAGGTGATCAGCTTCAGCGGCAACCCCTACGGACGCTCCATGTCGGGACTGACGTTCCACCGACGCCCCGAGCTGCCGGCCGACCGTGTGGTCCTGCCGGAAGGCACGCTGGACCAGGTGCGAGCGCATGTGGTCGGTCTCGGGCATCACCGCGACCGGCTGCGCGAGCAGGGGCAGCACCTCAAGCGCGGGGTGCTGCTGTACGGCCCACCGGGCACGGGCAAGACACACACCGTCCGCCATCTGGTGAGCGCCGGCCTGGACACGACCGTCGTGCTCCTCAGCGGCACCGACATGCAGCACGTGGGCGCGGCCGCCCAGATCGCTCGAGCGCACCAACCCGCGATCGTGGTGATCGAGGACTGCGACCTCATCGCCGAGGACCGCGACCATCACTTCGGCGGTGGCGCGTCCCCCTTGCTGTTCACCCTCCTCGATGCCATGGACGGGTTGGACGAGGACGCCGACGTTGTCTTCCTGCTCACGACCAACCGAGCCGAAGCGCTGGAGAAGGCCCTCGTGCAGCGGCCCGGACGCGTCGACCTCGCTGTGGAGATACCCCTCCCGAGCGAGGCCGACCGGCGCGCCCTCATCCATCTGTATGCGTCGGGCCTCCCGTTCTCCGCCGACGCCGTCTCCCGTGCCGCCGGCGCGTCCGCGGGCACCACGGCGTCCTATGCCAAGGAGCTGGTCCGCCGAGCCGTGCTGCTGGCTGCGATGGACGGGCGCGAGCCCGGGGACGGCGATCTCCAGGCCGCCACCGATGAGCTTCAGTCCGACTCGGCCCGACTGACCCGTGCTCTCCTGGGCTCGACCGACGACTCCCGCACCCAGCCCGGCCACGACTAG